The region GTGTCGGTGGCGGTGACAATCGCGTGCTGGTCCAGGGCGAAAATCTGGAACTCCAGATCGCGGGTCAGATCCTTAAGTCGCCGATTAGCCCGCCGAACCGAGCGCAAGATCCACATCCCCGAAACCACGACGAACAGCATGGTGGCGGCCGAGAGTCCCAGATGTAACGTCACGTATTGCCGCTCACGATCATTGATGTCGGCCTCCAGCGTCCCCAGCTCGCGCTGGCTTTGATGAAACAAGCGATTGGCCGCCTCGGTCAGGCTGGAAAACAGGGGAGGCGCCCGCCAGAGGGTTTCGGTAATGCGCCGATTGAGCGCTTCGGGTATCGTCCCGGCCTCGTCAAGACGCTCGCGATCCGAGAGTAAGGCCGCCACCGCGTTGACCAGCCGCTCCACGGAATCAAGCCCGGGGCGGATGTCGGCAATTTCCGGCAGGTGGTAGCGGGGGCGGTCATCGGACTGATAGGTAATGCGCCGCTCCATCACCTCGTTGTTTTCCATGGCCAACAGGGTCACACGCACCACGGTGCCACCGTTTTGGAGAACCGCCAGTTCCTCGTCGAGATGGGCCAAGGTGTCATGGATCCCGTTCAACACATCCTGGCGCTCGCGCCCCGTGGGGGTGGCCACCAAACGATAGGTAAGGGATTCCAGGCGCGAGATATCGCTGATGATCATTTCACTGATCACCGCGCGACGCCGTTCGTTCTCGGTTCGCTCACTCAACTCCTGGATCAGGGCGTTGAAACCGAGATAGAGTCCGCCCAGCACCACCAGGCCCAGCGCGTAAATGATCACCAGGGTCGAAACATGCCAGGAGGAAATCCCCTCTGAGGCACTTCTCGACGTGGGGCCGGGATCACGGGGGCTGGGGTCGCGCATGCCGACGCTCCGGGGATGAGACCATCCCTCCCAGTATCCCCCATTTGCCGTGGGCGCACCATCTTTTCAATTCTTCAAAAGAAGCCCCCCCTCGCCAAAGGCCCACCCTCCGCGAGAAGGACACGCGTCTTTCAGACGGGGGCCACAAAAGCCCGACTATTTCCATCTTCTTTTGCTCTTTCCAGCCCCCGTAAAAGTTCCTATATAAGGGGATACAAGCTCTCTCGGATCCAAAAAAGAATAGAGAGCCTCGGCAACAGGCAAAATCAGGCACTAGCGCAGGTTGAAACCAACCAACCTTCATGGTCATGGAAATAACGAACCAAAATAAGGACGTTTGCCATGCCCGCCCCCCTAAGCAAATCCGCAACAACGGTGATGGAAGATCTTTTTTCCCGCCGCGATGTCCTGGTCTACGGCTCGGCAACCCTGGGAACCCTGGGAGCCGCCCTGGCCGCATGGCCACTCATCGATTCCATGAATCCGGCCGCCGACGTCTTGGCCCTGTCCACCACCGAAGTGGATCTGACCGGCATTGCAGTGGGCCAAGCCATTACCGTGACTTGGCAGGGCAAGCCGGTGTTCATTCGTCATCGCACCGAGGCCGAAATCGCGGCGGCCCAGGCCGTGGATCCGACCACCTTGCGCGACCCGCAAAGCGATGCCGAGCGCGTCCAGCAGCCCGCATGGCTGGTGGCGGTGGGAATCTGCACTCATTTGGGATGTATTCCGTTGGGTCAAAAGGCCGGGGATCCCCGCGGAGAGTTTGACGGGTGGTTCTGTCCCTGCCACGGCTCCCACTACGACACGGCCGGCCGCGCCCGCAAGGGACCGGCCCCGCTCAACCTTGCCATCCCGCCCTATGCCTTCTTGGACGATGCCCGAATTCGTATCGGCTGACACGAGATCTCTGCGGGCTGACGCCCAACGAACCGGCTGGGGAGGCAAAGACCTCCCCAGCCCCCTTTAAGGCCATTGGGACGCGACCGGCGCAGGCAGGCTACGACCGCTCGATAATAACGGGCGCGGAAAACAAGTAGCCCTGACGGTGGACGGTCTTGATGGCGGAGCGGGTACTGGTGGCCTCCTCGACTTTGCGACGCAAGCGGCGGATCAGGGCTTCCAAACTGCGATTGCCCGCATCGGTGTTTTGGTAGCGCATGGCCGCCAACAGCATCGTTCGCGAGACGGTTTTGCCCGGAGCGCTCAACAAGACCTCCAAGAAGCGGACTTCCGTCGAGGTCAGGGAGATGGCCTCCCCTTGAGGGGGGACCAAAATCC is a window of Pararhodospirillum photometricum DSM 122 DNA encoding:
- the petA gene encoding ubiquinol-cytochrome c reductase iron-sulfur subunit encodes the protein MPAPLSKSATTVMEDLFSRRDVLVYGSATLGTLGAALAAWPLIDSMNPAADVLALSTTEVDLTGIAVGQAITVTWQGKPVFIRHRTEAEIAAAQAVDPTTLRDPQSDAERVQQPAWLVAVGICTHLGCIPLGQKAGDPRGEFDGWFCPCHGSHYDTAGRARKGPAPLNLAIPPYAFLDDARIRIG